In Heyndrickxia vini, the sequence ATGTAAGAGTTGCTTCTACTTTTGGATTTTCATTTCCTTTATTTTTTTTACCTTTACTTTCCTCTACATTGTATAAAGCCTCGTACTGAACAATCCAACCTGTTTGTTCTGCGTCTTCATTTATAACTGGATTCAATAAATAATACTTTTTTATATCTTTGGAGAGAAAATCTTTCTTTAGTTCCTTAAACATTTTACTTTTTTTTACGTATTTAAGAAACTGATCTTGGGTGATTGTATTCGAGTCATTAGATGCTTTAGATAGTCCTGTGTTTACGAATACCATGATTAATACTGCAACAATTAATAAAAACTTCTTCATACAATTCCCCCTATATATTAAAATATTTGGTATACCATTTTCTATTATGTCATATTTTTCCATTCATTTAAATGGAAATTTCAAAATAATTAAATATTTATAAAAAGAAGCTAATAAAAGTGATACCAATTTTACACACGTTCGTCTAAATTAATATAGGGGGGGATAATAATGACTTCTGAAGATTTCGAGTCTCTTTATTTTGAGTATAGCGATAAAATTTACAGTTATATTTTTCTGTATATTAAAAACAAAGAAATTACAGAAGATTTAACCCATGATACATTTTATAAAGCATTTAAAAACATAAATTCATTTAAAGGTAATTCCACAATTTATACATGGCTTATTAAGATTGCAAGGAATATAGTTTTTGATCATTTTAGACGAAAAAAGGTTCTTCGTTTTTTTTCAATCGAGAAACATGATTCAAGAAAGGATGAAATTACACCGCAAGAAATTCTTATTAAAGGAGAGGAGGTAAAGTTATTATATGAAGCCATCAACAAATTAAAATTAGAGTATCGAGAGATTATTATACTACGAAAAATTAAGGAACTCTCAATTAAAGAAATATCAATAATCTTAGGTTGGAGTGAAACCAAAATTAAAAATACAACTTCAAGGGCACTGGCAGCTTTAAGGGAGAATTTTCCTAAGGGAGAGGAGGATTTTAATGAAAAATTCACTGAAATGGGAAAAACTCTATAATCAATTAAACAATATTAGCCGTCCTAATGAAAGCAAAATTAACACATTTCATTTATTAGAAAAAAAATTAGCAAATCAGAAAAGCATAAAAAATAGTCCTTTTATTAATGGAATTAGTGTCATCGCTGTAGCATTTATTTTGGCGATATTAAGCTTCTCAAACCTATTTAATGAACCTTCTAATACAAAATCATTTAAAACTGCTGATAACCCTTATATTGAGCAAATAAAAGGGAAAAAGATTACTCGCTCATTTGTTTCTAAATCAATTTCAGACCAATCATTTACTCCTAGTCAATATCCAAAACCTCTGGGGGTTGCTACAATAGAAAATGACGAACGATGGAATAAAGCTTGGGAAAAAGCACTTCAACAATTAAAAAAAGTTAAAAATCCTCCTACTGAACCACCGCAATATGATTTTATGATGTATTTTAATGATGAAGTTTCTTATAAATTTAAAATTTGGTTTAAAGGGAAAGAGCTAATATTTAAAGATATTACCTCTAAAGACTACTATTCTATTAGTACTGAAGATTACTCAGAACAAATCAAGTTTATCTTTAGTAAATTAACTGAATATAAATAATACTACAGTTATTAATAACCGTAACCGTTAATGCAAAAGTATTATGGGGTTGCAATATACAGATTCACATACAAATTGTTCCAGTAGTATAACAATTTTTTTCATGCCTTTTGGCACTAATATTTATTATAATGTTTAATTCTAATTGCAATCTTTTAAGATATATGTGGAGGTAAAAACTAGCAGTAATATCTTCGACTTAAAAGTGTGAAATTGGAAATCGAGGTATGTGACTTGCTGAATTAGAAGGTACTAACAGATTATATGTGAATAGTCCAATTGCTTTAAGATGTACATTTACGTTCAGATAGGAGTTTCAATAGTATTAAGGCTTTATGCCATAGTTTTACTTTTTATTCAAAAATAAATGTTGTCATCGAAATATTAAACTGTATAGATGGTAGTAGAGAGGTCAGTTTTTAACCGCCTCTCTTTCAACTATTCCTTGATTGATTTAAACCAGAGCTCATAGGCTTTTTCTGTTAATTCTCCAACAATTCTTTTATCTTCTCTTCCATTTTTAAAATGGACTATTGTTGGAGTCGCATCAATATTAAACTCATCCCAACCAGTTTCGGAGTAATTTTCCAAGTTGATTAATTTTAAATCGATCTTCAATTTTTGGGCCATCGGTATAACAATGGGTGTAACCTTTTTACAGTGTGAACAGCTAGTTTGATAAAAATAAACTGTTAATTCTTCTTGATTTTTTAAATAAGTTTGTAATTTTTTTAAAGAAATTTCATTTTTATAAAGATTATTAGTCTTATGTTCTGTAGCTGATTCAATTTGTTGAGATGGTTTTTGAAATACAATTATTAAAACAAAAGCACAAACAATTACTATAAATGTAACAATTATTTTTTTCATAATTACCCCCATATTTTAATCTATGGTAAATATTCCACAAAATAGGTATAACTCCTTCAAATAATTAGAATTATTTTGCAAATCATTAATAATTGGATAACGATAATGATTATGATTAAAATAACTTGTAACATTTTACAATTAAAAAAGTTTGGCCCAATTTACATATATCAGTTTATTTATAATGCCCTATTATAAATATAATGTTCTGTAATATTTTTATAGATATTATCATTACGGACGGCAGCTGTCATTATCTAACTATTAGTTGCTTTAGTGATGTTGTGTTCCTAATAAACCATTAATATCAATTCCTCATATGTTTCTTGCCTATAATTTGTTACAAATAAAACTGTGAATCTAAGCATTTGTTATTGATGTATTTTTCTTTAATCTTGTTATCTATTTCCACAATCCATTCTTTCATTATTTTTGCTCTCCACTCATTCGTTAATCCGTTTGTAAAGTATTGATGTTTATAATCATCATCATGACAAGAAACTGATTTATTATTAGTAGGATGATGGCTTGTATTGGTATAATTCATGATGACAGGTATTAGGTTAACATGCCTTAGTGAAACAACGTTTATATGATAAAATAGATGAGGATTTAGTAACTAATAAAGGATGTAGGAATTATGGGGCATAAAGCACCCTCAAATAAAAAGAATAAACCTTTCTTAACAAAAAACGGAAAAGCGTGGGTCATACTAATCGGCGGTTTTCTTTTATTATTGCTTTCGATCATCGTTTCCATCTCCATGGGAGAAGGTAAAACAAGCGTGACAACGATTCTTAATTCTTTCTTCCATTACAACGAGGATAATATTGTTCACCAATACATAAAGGAAATTCGTTTACCACGTGCTTTAGCTGGTGTATTTGTTGGAATCTTTTTGGCGATTTCTGGAGCGATCATGCAAGGAATGACGAGAAATCCTTTGGCTGACCCTTCGATTATGGGGGTCATGGGCGGTTCTGAATTAGCGATTGCGGTAGTATTCGCTTTTTTTCATGGAACCTCCTATCTCTTTCTGCTTTTTGCCTCCTTTATTGGGGCAGGAATTAGTGCAATGATTGTCTTTTCGATCGGATCCTGGACGAAGGGTGGACTAACACCTGTGAAACTTGCCCTTGCAGGAACAGCCATCGGTACGATGTTTAGTGCACTATCAACGACAATTGCGATTCGTTTTAATGTAGCGAGAGACTTAAGTTTCTGGTATGCAGGCGGTGTCGTTGGGACGAAATGGTCGAGCATTCCGTTTATTCTCGTCGTTGCTGTCATCGGAATCCTAATCGCCCTCTTTATATCAAAAAAAATCAATGTATTAAGTATGGGAGAAGATGTCGCATTAGGGTTAGGTATCAATGTGTTTTGGACAAAGCTATTAGGATCGGTTACTGTTGTCCTTTTGACAGGTGCCAGTGTTTCAATCGCTGGAATGATTGGCTTTATCGGATTAATTATTCCACACATTACCCGATTTATTGTTGGTTCGAATTATCGATTGATCATCCCTTGTTCAGGTATACTCGGTGGTCTTCTTTTAATTTTTTCTGATATGCTTTCACGAGTGATCAATCCACCATACGAGACACCTGTAGGGGCCATTACTTCCTTAATTGGTGTACCTTTTTTCCTCTATCTTGCTAGAAGAGAAGGGAGAGGTCTGTGATGAAACGAAAAATAACGATCGTGTTTGGCATTCTTCTTCTTTTATTAATTGCCGTCTTTTTTATTAATTTATCATTAGGGACAATTAGTATTTCACCCCTATCTGTCATAGCTACTTTGGCGGGTTATGGGACTAGTCAGGATGGCATTGTATTGTTTGATTTCCGTCTCCCACGTATTGTAATTGCACTGCTCATAGGAATAGGCTTAGCAATTTCGGGTGTCATCTTGCAAGGAATAACGAACAATGATTTAGCTGACCCAGGAATTTTAGGAATCAATACTGGTGCAGGACTTTTTGTCGTTATCTTTATTTTTTTCACTGAGAATACCGTTTTCAAATCACTTAGCAGTTATCTTATGCCATTGGCTGCTTTTGCCGGAGCCATAATTGCAATGTTTCTTATTTATGTTTTGGCATGGAAAAATGGTATTACCCCTAAACGGTTGATTCTTGTCGGAATCGGAATCAATTCGGCCTTTAGTGCGTTATTGATCATTTTTCAATTAAAAATGACCAACCAAAGCTTCTCCGAAGTCATTACTTGGTTATCGGGCGATCTGTGGGGAACAAATTGGGGGTTTGTTGTAGCTATTTTACCGTGGATTATTGTGCTAGGTTCCTATGTATGGATTAAATCGCGGACACTTAATGTGTTGCGACTCGGTGATGAGTTATCTGTCGGAATGGGAGTAAAATTGGAACGGGAACGCCGCATTCTTCTTTTTGTTGCTGCCGCATTAGCCGGTGCATGTGTTGCTTTTGGTGGCGGTTTGGCTTTTATTGGATTGATTGCACCCCATTTAGCGAAAAGAATCGTTGGGCCACTACACCAAATCATGATACCTGTTGCCGCTTTGATCGGAGCTTTGATTTTATTGATTGGAGATACGATTGCAAGGAACTTCTTCGGTCCATCGGAGATCCCTGTTGGTTTGATTGTGTCAATTATCGGTGCTCCGTATTTTGTGTATTTATTGGTGAAAACAGCATAAGGATTCATCTCTTTTACGTTTATATTTGTCCAAATCGGGAACATATACACTATAAAGGAGATGATTTTTCTTGAGTAAAAAAATTGCAACAGTGATCACAGACCTGTTTGAGGATTCAGAATATAGTGAGCCTGCAAAAGCCTTTCAGGAAGCAGGACATACTGTCGTAACGATTGAAAAGGAAAAAGGAAAGAAGATAACAGGAAAAAATAAGGAAGTAGAAGTCACAATCGATGAAAGTATTGACTCAGTAAATCCGAATGACTATGACGCATTATTTATTCCAGGTGGATTTTCTCCCGATCAACTTCGTGCAGATGACCGTTTTGTTCAATTCGCCAAAGCGTTTATGGATGAAAGTAAACCAGTGTTCGCTATTTGTCATGGACCACAATTGCTTATTACTGCAAAATCACTAGATGGCAGAGATGCAACTGGATATACTTCAATAAAAGTGGATTTAGAGAATGCTGGAGTTAATTTTCGCGATGAAGAAGTCGTTGTGTGCGGTGAACAGCTTGTCACGAGTCGAACACCGAAAGATATCCCCGCATTTAATCGTGAAGCATTGAAGCTTTTGAATAAATAATGATTGATAACCTATCCCGGCTAATGCCGGGATATTTGTGTTTAGGGAACATCGATTTGATTTTATGCAACATCGGAATCTGGTTTGAGGATTATGTACCTTCTTACAAACTACATTGAGGTACCTGTTTGCAATTTTTCATTAATGATATACCTCATCAACTGCTTATGAGGTACTTCTTTTGGTTTTTTCTTCACTAATGTACCTCATCACCCGCTTATAAGGTGTTTCTTTTGGTTTTTTCTTCACTGATGTACCTCATCACCCATTTATAAGGTACTTCTTTTGGTTTTTTCTTCACTGATGTACCTCATCACCCATTTACAAGGTACTTCTTTTGGTTTTTTCTTCACTAATGTATCTCATCACCCACTTATGAGGTACTTCTCTTTCTGTTTTCATCAATGATGTATCCCATAGCCCATTTATGAGGTACTTCTTTTTCCTTTTTCATCAATGATGTATCCCATAGCCCATTTATGAGGTACTTCTCTTTCTTTTTTCATCAATGATGTATCCCATAGCCCACTTATGAGGTACTTCTTTTTCCTTTTTCTTGTTTGTGGATCATAGCATCTCATAAGTCTATGTTCTTTTTTCAAAAAAAAATAGGACACTAGAAAGTCTACTGTCCCAAAATTACCCTAATTAATCCATGTCTATAATTATTTCAGAAAGGATTGGAGTCTCCTTATATGTGTATGGCTCCTTAAATGCTTTAAATACAAATTGCAATCCAGAAAGATCATCAGGCAGTGGCGGTGACACGATAAAATTGTAGCTAAAATGTCCACCTGTTCCCCCTCCGTCATTCATTCGGCAGCTGTACTCCTCTGCTATGAATAACTCCCAATGACGTTGCCTACGAAAATGATCCTCATGAGAATCTTTTGTATCATCCCAATCAATCGTAAAGTTTACTACACTTGCATTATTATACTGGCGCATGAATGCCACTGTATAAAAATATTCATCTTTTGCCACTGATTTCAATATTGGCATATACTTTTGGAATTTATTCGGTTCAACTTGAGGTCGAAACTCTTCGTCATTTCTTAACGTGCTAAATACCGCATGTAACAAATCTTCGTAAAGATCATACTTATCGGCCCACTCAGAAATATATTTTTTTGGCGGAAATCCAGGATCAGCATTTGATACTTCTTTCCTCTGTTGGATTAATGAACAAATCTGCTCATCAATCTGGCGGATTCTTTCATCATAATGATTAGTAGGTCGTTCAAATGGCAAACGTTTCATTTTTTCCCCCTTGTGGACTTTTCTAGATTCGCCTTACTATCCCCTATTGATTTAGTCAACGCTTTTATTTTACCCCATCATGATTGTTAATTACAGTTAATTCCTTCTTCTTATCTCATTGCTTAGATGTGTTCTTTCTACTCGATACAATTAATGTTTTGAATAAGTGTTTTTTGTTTAGGGAAAAATTTAACTGGGGTGATGACTTGTTCTTTTTATTAAATATACTCGGTGTATTGATTGTAGCCGGACTGGTTTTCCTTTGTTCACCAGCTAAGCGTAAAATAAAGTGGCGATCTCTTCTTAGCTTGTTTATCGTTGAACTTGTAATTACTTGGTTTATGTTATCAACATCAATTGGGACATGGATTATTAATAAGATTGCCGCTTTCTTTTCTTGGTTGGTTTCATGTGCCAATGATGGAATTGCCTTTGCTTTTCCTTCGGTGATGGCAAATGACACGGTTGATTTCTTTTTTAGCGCTTTGATGCCGATTATTTTTATTGTTACTTTTTTCGATATTTTATCTTATTTTGGAATTATGACATGGATCATTGACAAGGTAGGATGGGTCATATCGAAAATTTCCGGTTTACCAAAGATGGAAAGTTTCTTCTCGATTCAAATGATGTTTTTAGGAAATACGGAGGCTTTGGCAGTTATTCGGGAACAGTTGATTGTCCTGAAAAGTCAACGACTTCTTACTTTCGGCATCATGAGTATGAGTAGTGTCAGTGGTTCCATTCTTGGAGCTTATTTATCCATGGTTCCCGCTGAATATGTATTTGCCGCGATTCCGTTAAACTGTTTAAATGCATTATTATTAGCAAGCATTTTAAACCCGGTTGAAGTTAGTAAGGAAGAAGATATCGTCTATGTTCCACCGAAAGAAGAAAAAAAAGATTTCTTCTCTACGATTTCAAACAGTATGCTCGTTGGCATAAATATGGTCATTGTTATTCTAGCAATGGTTATTGGATATGTTGCAATAACATCATGCCTTAATGGAATACTCGGGTTCTTCGTACATGGATTAACCATTCAAAAGATTTTCGGTATTATTTTCAGTCCTTTTGCTTTCCTCTTAGGATTAGGAACGCACGATGCCATGTATGTTGCATCCTTAATGGGAATCAAAATTTCAACCAATGAATTTGTCGCTATGATGGACTTAAAAAGCCATTTAAAGGACATGTCTCCACATACGATTGCTGTAACTGTTACATTCTTAACCTCATTTGCCAACTTTAGTACAGTCGGCATGATTTACGGCACATATAATTCGATATTCGGAGAAAGTAGCTCAAGTATTATTGGGAAAAATGTGTGGAAGCTTTTAGTTAGTGGAATGGCAGTCTCACTACTTAGTGCCATGATTGTCGGATTATTTGTGTGGTAGGAAGAAGGGGACAAACCCCTTTTTCCTATTTAAGGTAAGTATCTTCTTGCACCTGCTAATTCTTCGATATATCCTTTCGTGTTAACGGGGATGATTTCAACATTTTTCTTAGAGTTTGGCGAATGGATCATCATTCCATCCCCCGCATACATTGCTACGTGATGGACACTTCCTTTTCCATTATCGTGTGCAAAGAAAAGCAAATCTCCCGGTTGTAATTCATCTAGATTCACAGGTATACCATTTTTAGCTTGAACACTTGAGTCTCTTGGAATTGTGATGCCATGGGATTGATACATAGTAAATGTAAATCCGGAACAATCAAATCCAAAACCGCTCATCCCCGCCCATAAATAGTGCAACCCAAGAAATTTTTTTCCGGTTTCCACTAATTCTTTACCTGTTGGCGTAGGGATATCAGCTTGTGAACGATACATTTGTGCATGTTCTTTTTTTATAAAAGCAAGTTTGCCATTTGGTTTACGTACTTTATAAGCGTATTTTGTTTCTCCTTCATATGGAAGGCGAGTATTATAGCTAATTTCGATTTCCTTCTTTTTAAAAGATGGTGACTGATAAAGAAATGTTGTCGGTTCAGTAATCATTACAAATGGTTGATTGTCTTCCTTTGCGAACTTTTTGTTAAAAGCAAGTTGGGAAGCTGGCATCCAACCTGGATAACCAATTTCACTTCTCGGAGTTGGCTGTCCTTCTATTGCTACTTTTACCCAGTCCCCTTGCCGCTCAAGGATGGTCACTTTATTTCCGTATAAGCCTTGAGTTTCCAGCATCCCATCACCTGATAATTGTAATTGTTGTTCAAGATTCATGGCGTTCGTCCATTTTCTCATATCGACCGGGTTTGTTGCTGAAGGAGCATCAACTGGACGTAAAATATTAGGTGCTGTCCAAAGTGTCGCAACAGAGACGTCGATATAAGCAGTTTCTTCCGACTTTTTCTCTTTTGCTTCTGTATTTGTAGGATTCACTATTCCAAAGCCTACTAGAAAAACCGCTACTAACGTTAATACGAATCGTTTCATTCCTAATTCCTCCCTTTTTTAAAATTATCAATGAAACTATTAATCTATTAGTGATATTTCGATTTATGACGGATAGAATCTGTTTTGTGACTCATAGATTTCGATTTGTGCATCATACTTTTTGGTTTGTGGATCATAGATCCAGTTCTTACCGCTGTTTTTTCTGTTTGGGTAGCATAGAATCTGTTTTGCGACTCATAGATTTCGATTTGTGCATCATACTTTCAAGTTTGTGGATCATCGTTACACCTTTCGACGACCTAAAGCACCGTTCCAATCCCAGGCAAATCAGATAATTGAATGTTTTCCCCTTTATAAGTCATCACGTCTGGTTCTTCAGAAAGCCAAAGGGGCGCATCCAGATCAAAGTATTTTACATTTGGATGTGCGGCGGCAAAATGTGCGGCGGCTCCTACTGAAAGGGTTGGTTCCATCATACTTCCAATCATGCAGGCGACCCCATTTGCTTCAGCAATACTTGCAATACTCCAGGCTTGCGAGATTCCACCGCATTTCATAAGTTTGATATTTAATAGATCAATATAACGACCTGAGACGAGTTTGAGTGTATCTTTTGCAGAAAACAGACTTTCATCCGCCATGATTGGCGTTGATACTCTTTCTGTGACGAATTTCAGGCCATCAAGGTCATAGCTGGCAACAGGCTGTTCAATGAATTCAATATTAAACTGTTTTTCTTCCATTTCTTTAATTAGTTGGACCGCTTGTTTTGGCTTCCATCCTTGATTTGCATCAAGACGAAGCATTACCGTATTAGGAATAACTGAATGGATAGCTTCAATGCGTGCAATATCAAGCTGTGGATCGGCCCCAACCTTTATCTTTAATGTTTGGAACCCATCTTCTACACTTTTTTTAGCATCTAATGCCATTTTCTCAGGTGTATCTACGCCTACGGTCATACATGTGGTTAAAGCACGTTTGTCACCAAGAAATGCATATAAAGGGATGTTCAGCAGTTTGCAATAGGCATCATGCAAAGCAATATCTGCTGCGGCTTTTGCACTTGTATTTCCAACACAGCACGTTTGGATTCGCTGAATAGCTGTTTGAAAATGGGTAATATCTTTACCAACCAGAGCATTTTTTATTGGGCCTGTTATTGCTGCCTCAATACCTTCCGATGAGTCACCCGTGATAACAAAGGTTGGTGCAGCAGCACCTCGTCCGATAATGCCATTCTCTAGTGTTAACGAAACTTCAATGTTCTCAATTTCAGTTGCAGTTCTTAATGCTGTCTTGAAGGGTACACGCAACGGAATATTACGACGCTTGACTTGTAAATCTTGAATAATCATACAAAGACGCTCCCTTTCATTCATTTAATTTGAGGGGATACCAGGCAGACCCGTTATCCCATTAAAAAATACTTAAAATTTTCGCAACAATCATTCCAAAATAGGTTCCTAGGAATGAGCCAATTAATGCCATGATAACCCCGATTGGGATTAGGGCGCGGCTGTAGGCTGCTGCTAGCATTGGTGCGGATGCCATTCCACCGATATTGGCAAGACTTGCTACGCCAAGTGTAAATAAATCATATTTAAAGAGTTTGCCTAATAACAACATGATGATTAAATGAATCAACATAATTAAAAATCCTGAGATGAGATAAATTGGTGCTTGTGCGATATTTGAAAAATCGGATTGTGAAGCGATTAAAGCAACAATGATATAAAGCATTACATTAGATACATCGAGTGCACCTGCAATTTTTGCAACAGGTGTTTGTCCTAAAATTAACCCAATAACAGATGCAATCATTATCGTCCAGCTTGTCCCATTAATTACTGCCCCTACTTCAGGAAGATGTTGCCCTGCGAAGGTGGATAATGACGAGATTAATAAGCCAATCCCGAGCAAATACAAAATATGTTGGAACTGAATCCCGGATTTTTCTTCTGAACTCGCTGCTGCTTCTTCAAACCCTTGTTGAATAAAACCTGTATCTGCTTTTGTCCAACGATTAAACTTACCTGCAAATGGAACGAGCCAAAACATGAACATAACCCAAACAGCGTAATTGATCGTGTCCATCATTAATGCATAACCGAAGATATTCTCCGGTACTTTCAAAATACCTTGAAGGGCAACCATATTAGCGGAACCGCCTGTCCAACTACCAGCAAGTGCGCCGAACGCCTTCCACGTATCTTTAATGTAAAAATGTTGAAAAGCAATATAGACAACGACAAAACCAACCATAATACTGAAAACTGCTACTAAAAATCCTCCAAGCATTCTAGGTCCAAGCTTAAATATGCTTCGGATGTCACATTTTAATAACATAATTGCCAGCATTGCCGGGAGCAGCGCCCCTTTTACATTCGTATAAACGGATGCTGTGGAATCATTATGAGCAAATAATCCACATGTTTGCATGATGGCGGAACCGATGTAAATAAGAACGATACCCGGTATAAATTTAAAAAATCGATTGCTGGAAAACTTTTTCTCAAATGCAACCATTAAAGCTGCAAATGCCACCAAAACACTTAGATACATAAAACCATCAGTAATCATAAATTTATATCCTCCTTTAAAAGACAAAAAATCCAGCCTAACAATGAAAAGTTAGACTGGATTTTGCCTAGGTTTTTTTAGACAAAGCAGTAATAGCATGATATTTTTTTAAGGCATCCTGAAAAGCGACAATCATCGCCTTTTGGGAAGAACCAAAATAACGATTTGAGATATCTTCTAAGAGTGACGGATCATCGATATGACGGCCAATGAAGAGTGATTGGACAAATCTTCGAGTTAAGTCTACCGTCGCCGAACAATCTACATCAATAATTTTTCCTGTAGTCCGATTGACAACTAATGCGAGAAAATACTGACTGAATTTCTTAGTGATCGGATTATTTTGCGAAGACTTCGCATCTCCCGTAATAAAAATTGCTTCTTTCTCGTACATACGATTGTTTCCTTTCAATTTTATTAACAGACGATACAAGGAACAAACAAGGGACACTTGTTCAGCGCTTATATCATGTAATCGTTTTCAAAGGAATACTATTAATATATCATTTTTTTTGTAATCAGACAATAGGAAATATTTTGTCTGAAAAAGGACAATGGATCTAGTCCACTGTCCTGCTATGATAATTCACTTTCAGTCACCCATTTATGGTTCTTAACTTCTTTGCCCCCGTTAGTTGGCTTGTAGTCGACCATATAGACAGTTGTTTTTTCCGCTGAAACAATTTCTGCTTTTGCACCTTTCATTCCCTTCATATGATCGGCTTCAATGGTAACTTTGTCTCCCGGTTTGAACGTTTTATCGTCTGCATTTTTTATTTCTTCCTGAATCACCCATTTGTGATTCTCCACTTTCGGTCCGCCAGTTGTGGGCGTGTAGGTAATGATATATGCTGTCGTATCATATGCCCCGACAATTGTTGCTTCTGCACCTTTCATCCCCTTCATGTGGTCTGTTTGAATGGTGGCTTTACTTCCAGCTTGAAATTTAGGATTCGCAGCAACCTTCAGCCCTTTAGGGACTTCGCTTGAACTAGAATGTTTCATATCCATATGTTCTTCGGATTCGGAATTTGATTTTACATGTTTGTCTGGTTCTTTAGTTGAAGAACAGGCAGCAATCGAAATTGTTAAAATGATCACGACAATACTTAATATGTACTTTTTCATAATATCCTCCTCAAGTTTGCTGTTTAGGAAAAAAGGTTCCCTTAACTATATTTACCTTAAATAAAATCGGTAAACATACAGCCTTTTTGAGATGGAATTCTTTATTCGTCATTCGTCGATCTAGTTCCATTCCTTTGCTTTTCTTCAAACCAGTAAAGCGCCTTTTTCTCCATTTCTTGTACAAAAGATTTTTTCGCTTGGCTGTATTCTCTAGTGTCTTCAAACCGCTGGGCTAACTCGTCTTTAAAGCGACTATATTTGGAGACCGCTTCCGGATGAGCGCGCAAATAATCTCGAAAGATTAAATGTCGATTGATTTGAGGGTTGTCATATTGATAAAAGTGAATATGATGTGTACGATTTTCCCCGCCTTTTCGAAATAATCTTCTCCCGGGAATTCCCCATTCACCTGCAACATCATAGCCTAATGAGTTCATTTTTTGATTAAAAGAATCTATCCTCTCGATCTCTTTTACAATACACATCATGTCGATAACAGGT encodes:
- a CDS encoding dipeptide epimerase, translating into MIIQDLQVKRRNIPLRVPFKTALRTATEIENIEVSLTLENGIIGRGAAAPTFVITGDSSEGIEAAITGPIKNALVGKDITHFQTAIQRIQTCCVGNTSAKAAADIALHDAYCKLLNIPLYAFLGDKRALTTCMTVGVDTPEKMALDAKKSVEDGFQTLKIKVGADPQLDIARIEAIHSVIPNTVMLRLDANQGWKPKQAVQLIKEMEEKQFNIEFIEQPVASYDLDGLKFVTERVSTPIMADESLFSAKDTLKLVSGRYIDLLNIKLMKCGGISQAWSIASIAEANGVACMIGSMMEPTLSVGAAAHFAAAHPNVKYFDLDAPLWLSEEPDVMTYKGENIQLSDLPGIGTVL
- a CDS encoding DUF819 domain-containing protein, with protein sequence MITDGFMYLSVLVAFAALMVAFEKKFSSNRFFKFIPGIVLIYIGSAIMQTCGLFAHNDSTASVYTNVKGALLPAMLAIMLLKCDIRSIFKLGPRMLGGFLVAVFSIMVGFVVVYIAFQHFYIKDTWKAFGALAGSWTGGSANMVALQGILKVPENIFGYALMMDTINYAVWVMFMFWLVPFAGKFNRWTKADTGFIQQGFEEAAASSEEKSGIQFQHILYLLGIGLLISSLSTFAGQHLPEVGAVINGTSWTIMIASVIGLILGQTPVAKIAGALDVSNVMLYIIVALIASQSDFSNIAQAPIYLISGFLIMLIHLIIMLLLGKLFKYDLFTLGVASLANIGGMASAPMLAAAYSRALIPIGVIMALIGSFLGTYFGMIVAKILSIF
- a CDS encoding DUF3870 domain-containing protein — protein: MYEKEAIFITGDAKSSQNNPITKKFSQYFLALVVNRTTGKIIDVDCSATVDLTRRFVQSLFIGRHIDDPSLLEDISNRYFGSSQKAMIVAFQDALKKYHAITALSKKT
- a CDS encoding YdhK family protein, translated to MKKYILSIVVIILTISIAACSSTKEPDKHVKSNSESEEHMDMKHSSSSEVPKGLKVAANPKFQAGSKATIQTDHMKGMKGAEATIVGAYDTTAYIITYTPTTGGPKVENHKWVIQEEIKNADDKTFKPGDKVTIEADHMKGMKGAKAEIVSAEKTTVYMVDYKPTNGGKEVKNHKWVTESELS
- a CDS encoding GrpB family protein encodes the protein MKVRLSNFDENWAKMFQMEEQFLNTIFGDEIIKCEHFGSTSVKGLKAKPVIDMMCIVKEIERIDSFNQKMNSLGYDVAGEWGIPGRRLFRKGGENRTHHIHFYQYDNPQINRHLIFRDYLRAHPEAVSKYSRFKDELAQRFEDTREYSQAKKSFVQEMEKKALYWFEEKQRNGTRSTNDE